Within Miscanthus floridulus cultivar M001 unplaced genomic scaffold, ASM1932011v1 os_2455, whole genome shotgun sequence, the genomic segment accgggtcctctggctcagtaggacacggtgaggtgatggcaaaatcgacctctcccaacataagttccaattcatacttctcctGCCACATACGGTGATTGGTTCtattgagtgtcgggatgttggcaatgttcacaatgcatttgcctcctgaaatcacaccaaagtaagtaagaaacatttatacataaaatttcatgctttaactcaacgttggtcaaattaaaacttataatttatccatgcaaacattttacatcaccgttgggcagaagtaaaattaatgcacaatttctcatggatcaaaaattataatattgttattaacaacgttggtcagaaaataataatatcataatcgcatcaaaattatcagaaattcatcacttctcttaaaattaaattatcccgttggttcaaatttaatcaaaagaGAACGaaaattatcatgcacagcggaaacattaataatcttttcatattattattttccagaagcactaaaaaaaTTTACTGTTTTCTGAGCAAAgtatcgttggataaaatttgcacagaaaaattgtatcaaaatcattcaaattcatcaaaaatatGCATCAAaattgcttctggaaaataacaAAATTTTCCTTCTTTCTTTTCAGCCTAACGCGGCCCAAGACGGCAAAAAACCGGCTTGGCCCAGCTGTCCTCGCGCGCACAGGCCGCACCTAGGCCGCAACATGGGCCTGGGCCTTCAAAGCGCCGCGCGcgctcgcgcccgcctgggctggTGACGGCCCGAGCATCCGTGGCCGTTGGTTCTGATCGGACGGTCGCGCGCCGTCTTCGGCCGGATCAAAACCATCGCCGCGCCGGTGCCGTGGAAACCCTAGCGCATTCgcgcctgctctctctctctctcttcgctctttctctcttctcagCCGCAGTGATGACCGTAGCCACCGAGCAGCCGCGAGCGAGGAAGGCAGAGCGGGCAGCCATGGCGAGCCtttgcgccgtcgccggccccatCGCCGGCGcgtgtgctccccaacgggtgagcacgccgccgtcgaggggcctggccgcggcgctttcttggccgagcccggcgagccagcgcccccggctcggcttcttctcccgcgccggcgaaggttCATCCGAcgcaccctaaccctagccccacTTTCCCCTTTCTGaatttgagttgttcttttcgggTTTATCCGAATGGGAAACTAGGGTTAGGATTAGGGTTCGTTCTTGCCGATTCGGAGACCGTCTCCCAGACGGGCGCCAGCCGCAGTGCCTCGCACCTGGTCACCGTGAGCGTGGCCAGCCCGCGCTTGAGCGCGCCCAGCGTGTCGTCGTCCGCGCTCGCCGGGTCGTCGCACGCGGAGATGGCGCCGATGGCGCGCAGCACGGGCTCCCGCCCCAGCGGCAGGCTCGGCAGGTTCGCCAGCCCGCCGATGAGGTCGCGGTAGCTGTTGCCGAACGGGAGCGTCGTGCCGTTGCGGATCACGTGCTCGTACCCCGGGAAGGCGTACCAGTGGTGGCTCCCGTTGGCGAAGCTGGCGAGGGAGAGGTCGCGGGGCTGCAGGGCCAGGGTGATCTTGTCGCCGTCGCGGCCCACGAGGTTGATGGGGATCAGCTCCGGCGTGCCGCCGCGTTTCGCTTTTGCAGCTGCAGCCTGTGCCTGGTCGATGTTGTTGCTGggcagcagagcaagagcaaggatgAGGACGACAAGGAATATCGCCATGGAAAGAGAAGGACGCTCCATCTCGAATGGTGGATCGCTGGATCGACCTGGTCGAGTGGAAACGGAGGCCAGTATACATACATGGTGGAAACGCACAATCACAAGGATTGCATTGCACAACTACCGTAGTGGCTATAgtacatcaagcgcaagatgggtGATATGGTAATATGCAAGCGGCTCTGTTGAGTGTCCTTGCTCAGGCAGTCTCTGGCGCCCACGTTCCTATGTTCTTCCTACCGCAGTGCCAACGCTTTACCCTTTGCAGGAGACGCTTTGTAGAGACAGGACGAATCAGTGCCAACGGCCAATGCAACCTTAACACATATGCAGCAGCAAGTATATGCATCCGAGTCGCGCCTGCGAACTGTCCGTGCCGTGTTTCACAGTAAAATCAACTGTTCTTTGTTTAGTGTTTCACAGTAAAATCAACTGTTCTTTGtttagtgcttgtttagttccaaaaagtttctcaaaaagtgctatagtagccatcacatcgaatcttgcgatacgtgcatagagcattaaatgtagacaaaaaaaactaattgcacagtttggttggaaatcgcgagacgaatattttgagcctaattagtccatgattgaacactaattaccaaataaaaacgaaagtgctacagtagctaaatttccaaatttcacgaactaaacacgcacttaATATCTACTCGTTTCTAAGGGCGGTTTGCAAATAAGAAAATCCACTTAAAAATATGATTTTCAGAGGTGATTGTTTAATATCTTGTTTTACTAAGTCAACTGCTCCatattccaaaaaaaaaagtcaacTGCTCCAGGAAACcgagggcatgtttggttcaccCTTCCTAAGTTTAGTGGAGTCACTTTTACTCACTAAAATGCCAAACACCCCTCTAAAGTTTAGTGCCTTTtaagccccctttggcacggctcatccaaaacggcttcaccggtgaagccaaagccggtgatgctagaaaaactggctttttctggcttctagttcattttcacctcggcttacaaaacggcttcacactacagtgcctcgatttgcacaaaatagatgaagccaaagccggcataagccgtgccaaagaggcccttagtCATCAAGGGGtaactaaaagtgactaaaatgTACATGGGACAGCTGCTTTAGTGGTCTTTAATTATTATAACCAAACATGGGGTCACTAAACCTTAGAGGGGTCACTAAATTTTAGGAGCCACTAAACTTTAGACggtggaaccaaacaggccctgatTTCTAGGGACGGCTTGAAAACTACATTGCAGCAAAATATTTTAGAGATGGTTTACTAGTTACTGTATTAACCGTTCCTAAAAAAAATAAGGACGTTTGTAAAAGCCATGCAGAGTAGCATGAGTGCTAATAAGAATTACTTGGGTTCAAGTAGCTGGTGCATTTGCATGGTAGTGTGCGTCTTTTGCAAAGTTGTTTTGCAGCACTACTAGGATAGCCTACGGGCTTCCTCAGAAAAAAAAGATAGCCCACGGGCGAAATCCATTTGCATGGAGCCTTTATAAAAAATGTCGTTTTGTGATATTTTGGCCAAAACCATTGCATCAACGATATTAGCTAGGGCTCCCCAATTAGTTTTAATGTTCAATTCCTCCCTAAGGAGTAGCGACTAGTCGATTGACACAAAAATGGCATGGAGGCTATGGTAGTTTGGGGTTGGATTGGGCTTGTTTGTATTTTTCTACTATTGTCAAAAGTATAAACACTCACGATTCACTTTTGAAAAGGAATTGGATGATTCAATCATCGGACCATGTTAAATATTTCATAATGTTGCTGATTTAGTCCGGCATAGTCATGCTAATCGTGCAAGAAAAAAATGGTGTGGTTCTGTTCTTGGATGTATTGTCTATTGTCATATACGAAGAGAGACAAGGGTGACATCACAGGATATTTTAGGATAATTTAGTGGACAAATATTAATTTTTGCATAAGAATGGGCAGTGATATATAATTATCACATACTTTCCATGCATCAACTCTATGTTTCATTGCCACTTAACTTTTGAGCAAGTTAACGTTGACACGTAGTTTTGATGCTTAAATGTATGCTTCATTTCAAATTAGGTGGTTGTTTGGTTGCGCAAACTCTAATACGTGACCGTTGCGACATCGCGCGATGGCGCGACCTCCCTCCCACGCagtctcctctccctctcctactCCCTCCTGTGCCTGTGATCGCGCCCGCAGCGGAGACGAAGAAGACGACGCCAATGGCTAGGGTTCTGGCACCTCCATCCCCTATTAAGGCAGGCTTAGAAGGGGCCGATCAGGGGGAGGCAGGCCGGCTAGGGGTGGGGAAGGAGGTCGGGTCAGGGAGGGGCAGGGGCGTCTCAGCATCAAcgagcatggccatggcggagctccagcgagaaggggaggggaagaaggcTGCCGCCGCGAGCGTGCTAGGGTTTGTGGAGCTCTAGAAAACCCTAGCGTGTTGTGGCGAGGTGGTGGTCGGCGGCaggggcgaggaggaggaggaggagggccagGGTCGAGGACGATCGCGGGGTGCTCGACCAGGAAGGTGGGGGCGACGGAGGAGGGGCGTGCGGGGAGGAGGTGGCGTAGGGAGGAATAAGGGATCACGCCCTCCTGTCGCGCGTTAGCGGcctctgtttggttgggcttttttgCACAATAAACATTTCACAGTTGTATCCACTGTTGTTAACTAATTACCATCTGGTTACACTACTGCAGATTGACCTACCACCAACGCATCTGTCACCGCTAGTATCATTAAAACCGAAggtgatagctatcaccaatgGTTCGTAATATGAACCGTTGGGGCTGGTTCGTAAGAACATCCGCGTCGATAACTATCACCGCCGCTTCGTCTTACCAACAGACGGTGATAGTCATCACAGCTGGTTTGCACCACCAGCCGGGCGGTGATAATGTGCTCCTCATAACTGTCGTCTCGCCATATGAACCAGCGGTGAAGACATTTTCACCGCCAGCTCGTTGTATGATACGACGGTGATAACCATGCTGTAGTATAAATAGAATCATAACTTTTTAAAATAAAGTTAGATGAAAACAAACTTtctatcaaagttgtagatctcgacgcAATCGACAACTTtctagttgatgactttttctttTGAAACCATTTACGGTCCTAGAATTATGTTTGAAGcgctcaaattttaaaattcaattttttcgAATTATACAAACGACCCTAGATGGAaaacgaccaaaaccaaagttgtatattttgatgagatatacaactttgtagttgacaaataTTTCATTAGAAATCGTTTATAGTCTCAAATTTGTATCTAAagttttaaaattaaaaaaaaaacaaaattttcaaacaacctcggatgaaaaatcgaccaaaaccaaagttgtagatctcgatgagaacaacaactttatagttgatgactttttcatttgaaatcatttgaggtcccaaaagtctaaacaaccaaaatcaaagttgcagatctcgattagaacaataaatttgtagtttatgactttttcatCTGAAGCCGTTTGGGAtcctaaatattcattttaattTCTGAAAAGTGAATAGTAGGGGAATGGATATGCTACGTAGATACAAAGTGACTTAGGGATGGAGTGGTTAGAGGAGCTAAGGGCAAAGGTCTCAGGTTCGAATCCCAATACCACCGTGTACCATGAAAAATAGCGTGGAGCTAGAACTGAAGCAACTTCCCGGTACAATGAAGCTGgagcttggggggggggggggggggcatttccaggattgaaacaaaaaattttgattttttttgcctGTTTTTTGGATTATTGAAAATTCAAATCACCGCCGGCTATTAGTACGAACCGACTGTGATAAGCTAGTATCATCGCCGGTTGCAAACCGCCTGAGAATGTCATCACCAACGACAGCTTACAGCCGAGACCGAAAAGCATTTATGATGGACTTTACGAACCGCTTGTGAAAATGTCTGAATGTAGTAGTGTTATGTTGTTTCTGTAATATAGGCTCGCTTCATTCTGCGCAATACAATGCCCGTACTGCCCACAACCTACCACAGACGGATCATGTAGCCAGCAGTGTTACCTCATGTGAACCAACTAATCAAAGTATTTGATTACTTTCTTCAAGCTGTCAAGTGTCCATGGCAGCTATCAAGTTGTTTGCATTGTAGGGTTACACATACTTGGGTTTCAATATATTTATTCTAGATAAATTGGAACAAAAATTGCCGAACAGAGGAGAATCTGATGTTCAAGTTGCAACATGAAGGTCCATACCGTTCTGCTTTCATTCTTCAAACTAGGGATCAGGGAATCAAAGAAATCGGCACGTATTTTTTATGTGTTCTTGACTTGAATCCTCTACACAATGAATGTCCCTATAGAATGCGTAAATTCCTGTTTTTGTTCTGGTTCCATATGAAACTCTGGTTCTGACTGTGTTCCAAAGGAGAACCATTTTATAGAAGGCGCCTTTATAATCGTCCAAAAGTTAATGTCAGGAATTTTTGATCTGATGATATCAACTAATAGAAAGGGACTTAGTTTCGATGATTAAGAGATAATTAATATATTCCATTCCATTTCATTTCATTGGGTCATTATTTTTTACTTTAAATATGAAAATTTAATAAATTTTGTTGATTCTTTAATTATTTTTGGCCATTGACCATATTGTGATGTTAAACACTTGTCATATGTATTTTGCCCATGTTAACATTATCTTTGTGTTGCTACAGTGTCAACAACCAATATACATAATTAGTCATTTCGGTAAAGAGTTTTATCGTCTCTTTAATATTGTACCCCTGGTTTTATTGTAGCTTCGCCAAGGTTCTATAATAAAAGAAAAATGTATGATGGTAACATCAAACTGGAGCTCAACACAAACAGCAGTTGAACGCACACTTTGGATACATTCAGCATGAAAGAGGACAGACTAAAAAGTTAGGAAAACAAGTTAGTTACACACGAACGATAATTCTAGCACCACAGTGACCTGCTACGCGATTGTAGCATATTAGTGGGCTAGAAAGAGCAGATGCCCTAGGATGTGGCATTCTTCTTCAGCAGCACACCCAGAAGATTGACTAGGCCGTGGCCGGGgatgtcgccgccgccgccaccgtaccTGTTGCAGAAGGGCTCCAGGTGGTTGTCGCTTCCTTGTATGGCGAACCAGTCCGTTTTTGCCGTTGGCGAAGCCGGCGATGGACGAGTCGTCCGCGCTCACGGCTAACTTGACCTTGTCACCGTGACTGGTCAGAATGGTGATGAGCTTGTAGCTCCCGTCGGCGGGCGGCCGGCGGCGCTGCGCCGCCGCTGCAGCGTTAGTGCTGCTGGCGGCGAGCATAAGCACGAGGAGCAGCAGCGCGGTGGAAGAACGTCGACCGCCCTCCATGGTGAATACCCTGTCAGCGATTGAGCTACTGCTACTGAATACTGACAAGAGAGCTACGGGTCAGTCCTCCACTACGGCAtgagcaactgagcaagcagtgcaTATATATGTGGCGAACTTGCATTGGCAGGTAAAGGGATACACGCATCGTGCATTGGACAACTGAACTAGTAGTGGGAGTTATTAGTTGGCCCATGCGAGAACCATGCATGACGATGGTCATGAACTGCCAGAGTAGATCTCTTTTGACCGTCCTTGCTCAGGCAGTTTGGCGCCCACGTTCTTCCTGCTGTGCAGCAGGTGGTTTGTACATGAGCACTCGCTTGCCGATGCCGGCGAGCTCATCATTCACGTTGCTGGATCGCAGAATTACTGTACCATCTGTTGACCATCTATAGGCCACAACAAAGTAGTAGTAAATGAGAAATCAGCCATGGTAATAAATTAGCGAACGGTATTTTTTAGCCTGCAGGCCCATCTGCATGTGCAGATGTGCTGCAAGCCTGCAGCTGGGCATCAACCATGCATGTGGCTGTGGCTCCCGCAGTACCGGACCGATCACACGCAAACGCAAGAACATGTGCAGATGTAGTGCGCTATTACTACATCATCACTGAGACTGAGACATCACATAGGGTCACCACTCACCAGTCACCAAGTTGGCTTCTTTCATTGGCCAACTACTCTACTAGACTTTTAATCTTCTTGTGTTAAGGCAAGCGCAACGTGAATTGTTCACAGTTCACACACACCTTAAGGTGGGGCCCGCGTAAGGGGATAGTTACTGCATCCTGCACAATGCCTATGGTTCATTTTAGCTTTTGTATGGGTCCAACAACACAGTGGAGAGAAAGGACGGGAGGATGAAGATTCAGATTTTTTTTATTCGGCTATGACGCACCATAAGCTTACGGTCGATTTCAGCGAAGCTTCAGTTGTCACTACACCATCACTCATTGTACAAGGCATTTATAAATGCCTCAACAAATGGTCAAAAAGCCCTCAAGACCTTTTGAGGCATTTATTAAAACGCCGGCTAAAACATGGAAGTAAAAGGTCTTTTGAGGCGTTTTTTCAGAATCCCTTTTAATATCAACATTTAAAGGCATTTTCTGGCTACCTAGAATACTATTTAGAGACACTCTGGAATTTGGCTTCAAACTTTGATGGAGGCGTTATTAGAAATGTCCCCAAAACCAAGGTATCAACGCAACCCTTTCGACCAATATCAAATTAGAACATTAACATTGGATGCATCCAAACTTTAAAATCTTTCATACAGAAAGCTAAACTACTATGGATTCAGCAGAGGAAGACCACTATGACTTTACTGCAACGATTCAAATATTCAGTCAAGAGAACAAAACATCTCCAATCCATAGTCACACCAGCAGTGCTGACAGCATGCAACttaagttctaaactactcttgCGCAGCCATAAAATTCTTCTAGGTGCTGTTTCTCGAGTCCAGCAGACAAGCCTTTCAAGGTCTTGACAATAACATAACATGCTCAAATTACAAAAGACAAGTACCTATAACTCATAGTCTCATACTATATAACTAATAGTACCAGAAAGAGAATGGTGACACCACCACCAACAAGCTTCTTGCCATTATCAAATCCAACAAATCCAAAGGTCAGCAACCTCtacctgcccccccccccccctgctctCTCACTCTACTCTAGGTTTCTGTAATACACAACAAACCATCAGGCTAGTCACATACAGTAAACAAAATATGACAATAGAATCAGCAAgcagcactactacagaaatcatTTTTGCTGGCACGTTGTTTTTTTTTCACAAGCGGTTCACAATTTTCATGACGCCAGTACAAAAAATAGGGTGGGCCCAGCAAGAGAACCGCCTGTGTAAAACAATTTACACAGGCGGCTCTCCTATCTCTACCGCCTGTGAAAATACAcgtatttacacaggcggttgtCATTGTAAACCGCCTGTGAAAATACAcgtatttacacaggcggtagAGATAGGAGAGCCGCCTGTGTAAATTGTTTTACACAGGCGGTCCTCCTTACCAACCGCCTGTGTTAATGCTGCTATAAATTCCCTTCGTCCACCTCCAGACAAGAACAGTTACTCGCGTGCTGTGTGCACAGTGGCGGACAGAGAAGTGGCGATTCCAAGGGGGGAGGTTTTGAACTTCATTTCTTTGGTGAGAAACTTCCAAAAGGTTAGTTAGTGTCGTTGCCGCCATTTTTTTAGTGATTCTTTCGTTCAATTCTTGTATTGGAGGTGCTctaaatctagggttagggttagggttcatagcTAGGGCAAGGGAGagagttttagctttttttttttgtaaattcatagtaaattgtaTCTTGCTCGGATTATAGAAAATAAATACTTTTTAGAattcttgtgagtagatctatgtaATAGAATAATGATTAACACTTTATAAAGTCTTGTCAATTGTTATACTTATTTCCTGTAATTATAAACTGTGAATTAATTTAGTTTTTTAATctacgtacttagggtttatgaaTTAATTTAGTAGTTAATGTTTTgttaattagggttagttattattgtctatacttagggtttgttaaatagggttagttattatttcatgtaccttagGTTTTTCAATAATTTTTGTTAGTAATTGATGGTTTATTATTTAGGGTTAGATATTTCATGTACTTAGGGTTAGTTAATTAATTTAGTTAGTAATTAATGGTTTATTAATTAGGGTTAGTTAGTATttcatgtacttagggtttgttaattagggtttgtTAATCAAGATGCCATCTCCGTTTAATTAATTCTTATAATTATAAAAATGAgtttaaataattatttaaattttttattttgtaaatTCTGTAAGAGGTAGGTTTTCATATCTATTTAATTGATGGAGGATAGAATCTTAGTTATGAGGGTTTATTTTCGTTTTGTTTTTAGAGTGACATACAATATTTTCCTAACTAATTACAGATAAATATGGAGAGGTCATTATGGATGTACAACTTATCAAGATTAGACCCATCTTATGTAGTGGAGGTCCAAAAATTTATTGATGCCATGAAGATACATGCTCAGAGAACAAAGGCGAAGCACATATGTTGTCCATGCGCAGACTATAAAAATATTGTGGTATTTGACAATGTGGAAGCAATCACTTCTCATCTGGTTTGCAGAGGATTTGTGGAGGACTACTTGATTTGGACAAAACATGGTGAGGGTAGTTCTACACCTTATATGCGGACAACTGACAACACTGCAAGTAACATCAATGTGGAGGGTCCAATGCCATATCTCAATGAATGTGATGCTATGCCAGATATCAATGAAACCCATCATGCTATGCCAGATGTCAATCAAACTCATAATTCTACGTCCGATGTTAATGAAACTCAGCATGTTAACACTGATGCCATTGAAGATGCAGATTTCTTAGAGGCAATAATGAACCGTTGTGCGGATCCATCAATATTCTTCATGAAGCGAATGGAAGCCTTGAAGAAGGCAGCAGAAGAGCCTTTGTACGACGAGTCGAAAGGTTGTACCAAAGAGTGGTCGACACTACGGGCTGTTCTTCAGTTTTTGACGATTAAGGCTAGATATGGTTGGTCCGATGCTAGTTTCAATGATTTATTGCGTGTACTTGGAGACCTTCTTCCTAAGGAGAACAAAGTGCCTGCTAACATGTACTATGCAAAGAAGCTAGTCAGTCCACTTACGATGGGTGTTGAGAAGATCCACGCATGTAGAAATCATTGTATTCTATATCGGGGTGATCAGTATAAAGACTTAGACAGTTGTCCAAACTGTGGTGCTAGTAGGTACAAGACGAATAAAGATTATCGAGAGGAAGAGAATGCAGCCTCTGTTTCTTCAGGGAGGAAGCGAAAGAAGACGCAAACAAAGACTCAACAAGACAAACGTTCAAAGCCCACTAGCAATATCGAAGTGGACTATTATGCGTTGAGAAGAATTCCTGCATTGGTGATATGGTATCTCCCTGTGGTTGATCGTTTGAGGTGTTTGTTTGCAAACCCTGATGATGCGGAACTTATGACCTGGCATGCTTCTGATGAAAGGAAAGATGATGGAAAGTTACGACATCCAGCCGATGCAAAACAATGGCAAGAATTCGATAAGAAATATCCAGACTTTGCCGAGGATCCACGAAATGTAAGGTTTGCTCTGAgtactgatggaatgaatccatTTGCCGAGAGGAGCAGCacgcacagcacatggccagtgatcatgACAATATACAACCTTCCTTCATGGTTGTGTCAAAAAAGAAAATATCTTTTGCTAACCATTCTTATTTCTGGACCTACACAACCTAGAGTTGAtatggatgtatttctagagcccTTAATGCAAGAGATGCAAATACTATGGGAAGTGGGTGTGAAAATGGTCGATGCGTTCCGCAAAGAGACATTCACACTGAGAGCAATTATTATTGTCACAATTAATGATTATCCTGCTCTCTTCTCATTATCAGGCCAGTTCAAGGGAAAGGTTGGTTGTGTAGAGTGCATAGATGGAACATGGCACGTGTCTCTTCCTCCATCTAACAAGATAGTGTACATGAGGCATAGGAGGTGGCTACCGGCAGGCCATAAGTACCGCTTACAAAAGATGAATAAGTACTTTGACAATATGGATGAATCAAAATCTACTGCTCCATCAGGTTATAGTAAAGGGCACAGAGTGTATAAGATAGTTGAGAATGTCAAGTTTGTGTTTGGAAAAAAGACCAAAGATGGGAAACCAAGAAAGGTTGTGAAGGCAAATGAGGGGGGACACATTCAAGAAGAAGTCTATTTTCTTTAAGTACTTATCGTACTGGAAAGACTTAGACGTACGACATGCGATCGATGGTATGCATGTTCAGAAGAATGTGTTTGACAGCGTAGTTGAAACTTTGTTAGACATAAAGAGCAAGACAAAGGAAGGTCTCAATTCACGTTTGGACATGCAACATTTAAAGATCAAAAAAGAACTTCACCCTGTACTCCTAGAGAATGGGAAGTACCATCTACCGGCAGCAAGCTATAACCTGAACAGAGAGGAGAAACATGCAATGTGTGTGTGGTTGAAGAATTTAAAAGTTCCATCTGGTTTCTGCTCCAACATAAGGAGTCTTGTTTCGATGAAAGACCTTACACTCACCAACTACAACTCACATGATTGTCATGTAATGCTGACCACTTTTCTTCCTATTGCCATCAGGGCTATAAATCCAGTGTTCTTAAAGATGGCAATCACATGGTTGTGCTACTTCTTCAATAAGATATCTGAGAAGGTAATTATCGGTGATGAGTTAGAGTCCCTACAGATATTTGCTGCAGAGACATTGAGCCAGTTGGAGATGTGCTTTCCCCCATCGTTCTTTGATATCATGGTACACCTTATTGTTCATTTGGTGCCTCAAATTGAGGCATTGGGCCCCATGTATTTCCATGAAATGTGGACGTATGAGCGTTTCATGTCAATATTGAATGGCTATATGTCAAATCA encodes:
- the LOC136534971 gene encoding beta-galactoside-specific lectin 2-like, translated to MERPSLSMAIFLVVLILALALLPSNNIDQAQAAAAKAKRGGTPELIPINLVGRDGDKITLALQPRDLSLASFANGSHHWYAFPGYEHVIRNGTTLPFGNSYRDLIGGLANLPSLPLGREPVLRAIGAISACDDPASADDDTLGALKRGLATLTVTRCEALRLAPVWETVSESARTNPNPNPSFPFG